A region of Mesorhizobium sp. AR02 DNA encodes the following proteins:
- a CDS encoding sugar ABC transporter ATP-binding protein encodes MDLVTVNGLSKRYGGIVALSEATFSARAGEVHALLGENGAGKSTFIQILSGAVRHDGGSITVDGQDYRPANPDAAQARGIAAVFQELSLIPDLSVEQNIWFRHEPRTLLRTVNRGEMRRKTLALLEKYNFPALRPDQELRRLTLAERQIVEIAKGLAKDPRILILDEATSALPAREAEWLLKLTRQLAAEGRLVIFISHRMAEVRAIADRLTIFRNGSTIAAHEANAVSDNEIVTQMIGRHLDRLYPERVSTATDRIALRVKGFSSGSRLSGVDFALREGEVLGVGGLQGHGQRELFQSLFGATKASGTIELWGKPTSIGNPRQALTGKDGIALVPEDRRGQGLLLTKSVRENLTLSVIKRFTENGLLSRQKEAALVKEMVDFLRIKAGTPEQLAGTLSGGNQQKVIFGKMLLTEARVLLLYDPTRGVDVGTKGEIFQLMRDLAAKGYAILFHSSDMPELVHVADRVLVMRNGRIAATLEGDHIAEEQILRAAMLETKAA; translated from the coding sequence ATGGACCTCGTCACCGTCAACGGCCTGTCCAAACGCTATGGCGGCATTGTCGCGCTGAGCGAGGCGACATTCAGCGCCCGCGCCGGCGAAGTGCACGCCCTGCTCGGCGAGAACGGCGCGGGCAAAAGCACCTTCATCCAGATCCTGTCGGGCGCGGTTCGGCATGATGGCGGCTCGATCACGGTCGATGGCCAGGACTATCGCCCGGCCAATCCGGATGCCGCCCAGGCACGCGGCATCGCCGCCGTCTTCCAGGAACTGTCGCTGATCCCCGATCTCAGCGTCGAACAAAACATCTGGTTCCGCCACGAGCCGCGAACCCTGCTGCGCACCGTCAATCGTGGCGAAATGCGCCGCAAGACGCTGGCGCTGCTCGAAAAGTACAATTTCCCGGCACTGCGCCCCGACCAGGAACTCCGACGGCTGACGCTGGCCGAACGGCAGATCGTCGAGATCGCCAAGGGCCTGGCCAAGGACCCGCGCATCCTGATCCTCGACGAGGCGACCTCGGCGCTGCCGGCGCGGGAGGCCGAATGGCTGCTCAAGCTCACCCGGCAACTGGCCGCCGAAGGCAGGCTGGTCATCTTCATCTCGCACCGCATGGCCGAAGTGCGCGCCATCGCCGACCGGCTGACCATATTCCGCAATGGCAGCACCATCGCGGCGCATGAGGCCAATGCCGTCTCCGACAACGAGATCGTCACCCAGATGATCGGCCGCCATCTCGATCGGCTCTATCCCGAGCGCGTGTCGACAGCGACCGATCGCATCGCGCTAAGGGTAAAAGGGTTTTCGAGCGGCAGTCGCCTTTCCGGCGTCGACTTCGCACTGCGCGAGGGCGAAGTTCTCGGCGTCGGCGGCCTGCAAGGCCACGGTCAGCGCGAATTGTTCCAGTCGCTGTTTGGCGCCACTAAAGCGAGCGGCACCATCGAACTCTGGGGCAAGCCCACCTCGATCGGCAATCCGCGCCAGGCGTTGACCGGCAAGGACGGCATTGCGCTGGTGCCGGAAGACAGGCGCGGGCAGGGCTTGCTGCTGACCAAGAGCGTGCGCGAGAATTTGACGCTGTCGGTCATCAAGCGCTTTACTGAAAACGGCTTGCTCAGCCGGCAAAAGGAGGCCGCCCTGGTCAAGGAGATGGTCGACTTCCTGCGCATCAAGGCCGGCACGCCGGAACAGCTTGCCGGCACTCTGTCCGGCGGCAATCAGCAGAAGGTGATCTTCGGCAAGATGCTGCTTACCGAGGCGCGCGTGCTGTTGCTCTACGATCCGACGCGCGGCGTCGATGTCGGCACCAAGGGCGAGATCTTCCAGCTGATGCGGGATCTCGCGGCCAAGGGCTACGCGATCTTGTTCCATTCCAGCGACATGCCGGAACTCGTCCATGTCGCCGACCGTGTGCTGGTCATGCGCAACGGCCGTATCGCCGCGACGCTGGAGGGGGATCATATCGCGGAGGAGCAGATTTTGCGCGCCGCCATGCTTGAAACCAAGGCGGCTTGA
- a CDS encoding ABC transporter permease, whose translation MSAFLARNRLIVLAYAGMVVLLLVTALFSPGFLSVSNMRSTVVLAAFVGIVALGQTFVIIGGGIDLSVPWVLNSAAIIMALLCGGQDLPLVWVMPLLLGGGAFIGLINGVGVAQFGVPPIIMTLATNVILQGLILVLTGGSPTPSAPALIQFLSVGRVGGFPVIALIWLVLALVATLLLSKAAFGRHLYALGTSATVAEFSGVPTARTTILTYVISGLTAAFAGMLLTGYSGQAYLGMGDAYLFTSIAAVAIGGASILGGSGHYLGTVAGAMVLTILTGLLPALNLSSGALLIVYGAVILLTVSIGSETFAGLGGKLRRKEG comes from the coding sequence ATGAGCGCCTTCCTCGCCCGCAACCGCCTCATCGTGCTTGCCTATGCCGGCATGGTCGTGCTGCTCCTGGTCACGGCTTTGTTCTCGCCGGGCTTCCTGTCGGTCTCCAACATGCGCTCGACCGTGGTGCTGGCCGCCTTCGTCGGCATCGTCGCGCTCGGCCAGACCTTCGTCATCATCGGCGGCGGCATCGACCTGTCGGTGCCCTGGGTGCTGAACTCAGCGGCCATCATCATGGCGCTGCTGTGCGGCGGGCAGGATCTGCCGCTGGTCTGGGTCATGCCGCTGCTGCTTGGCGGCGGTGCTTTCATCGGCCTGATCAACGGCGTCGGCGTTGCTCAATTCGGCGTGCCGCCGATCATCATGACGCTGGCCACCAACGTCATCCTGCAAGGCCTGATCCTGGTGTTGACCGGCGGCTCGCCGACCCCCTCGGCGCCGGCCCTGATCCAGTTCCTGTCGGTCGGACGCGTCGGCGGGTTTCCGGTCATCGCGCTGATCTGGCTGGTGCTGGCGCTGGTGGCCACGCTGCTGCTTTCCAAGGCCGCGTTCGGCCGCCATCTCTATGCGCTCGGCACTAGCGCCACCGTCGCCGAATTCTCCGGCGTGCCGACGGCGCGCACCACCATCCTGACTTATGTCATCTCAGGCCTCACCGCCGCCTTCGCCGGCATGCTTTTGACCGGCTATTCCGGCCAGGCCTATCTCGGCATGGGCGACGCCTATCTGTTCACCTCGATCGCCGCGGTCGCCATCGGCGGCGCCTCCATCCTCGGCGGCAGCGGCCACTATCTCGGCACCGTAGCCGGTGCCATGGTGCTGACCATCCTCACCGGCCTGCTGCCTGCATTGAACCTGTCGAGCGGCGCGCTGCTCATCGTCTATGGCGCGGTGATCCTGCTTACCGTCTCGATAGGCAGCGAAACCTTTGCCGGTCTCGGCGGCAAGCTGCGCAGAAAAGAGGGCTGA
- a CDS encoding substrate-binding domain-containing protein — translation MKLRSVCAGFVALAGFAVSMAAMPGHTATQKPYVIYLSNNFVGNDWRQQMERVANVAVNKGPLKGRVDLKIENAENTVQAQINSLNNIIRQKPAAILIDASSAEALNPTIKKACDAGIIVVSFDQTVSAECAYKMHSDFDIMANNQAEWMASILGGKGKVFMDRGLAGAPISEQFEKNFGAVLKKYPGIEVVGYFNGNYAAGPEQEGVASLLAAHPEVDGIFSQGYGTGAIKALQNADRPMVPVVAAAFNGTGVTCAETKGAKCWLGANPPSLSAEAIKLAVDILDTGKKPADTTVLFNSPGLTTDMVDAKYAPNSSAVKIELGKTVFPDLAPGLSLPVSPSWVEITPKEASGT, via the coding sequence ATGAAATTGAGGAGCGTGTGCGCCGGCTTCGTGGCGCTGGCCGGGTTCGCAGTCTCGATGGCTGCGATGCCTGGCCATACCGCGACCCAAAAACCCTACGTCATCTATCTCTCGAACAATTTCGTCGGCAATGACTGGCGCCAGCAGATGGAGCGCGTCGCCAATGTCGCGGTCAACAAGGGGCCGCTGAAGGGCCGTGTCGACCTCAAGATCGAAAATGCCGAGAACACCGTCCAGGCGCAGATCAATTCGCTGAACAACATCATCCGCCAGAAGCCGGCCGCGATCCTCATCGATGCCTCGTCGGCGGAAGCGCTCAATCCGACCATCAAGAAGGCCTGCGATGCCGGCATCATCGTCGTCAGTTTCGACCAGACCGTCTCAGCCGAATGCGCTTACAAGATGCATTCCGATTTCGACATCATGGCCAACAACCAGGCGGAATGGATGGCCTCCATCCTCGGCGGCAAGGGCAAGGTCTTCATGGATCGCGGCCTCGCCGGCGCTCCCATTTCCGAGCAGTTCGAGAAGAATTTCGGCGCCGTACTGAAGAAATATCCCGGCATCGAGGTCGTCGGCTACTTCAACGGCAATTACGCTGCCGGCCCGGAACAGGAAGGCGTCGCCAGCCTGCTTGCCGCCCATCCTGAGGTCGACGGCATCTTCTCGCAGGGCTATGGCACCGGCGCCATCAAGGCGCTGCAGAATGCCGACCGGCCGATGGTGCCGGTCGTCGCCGCTGCCTTCAACGGCACCGGCGTTACCTGCGCTGAGACCAAGGGCGCCAAATGCTGGCTGGGCGCCAATCCGCCCTCGCTGTCGGCCGAGGCGATCAAGCTCGCCGTCGACATATTGGACACCGGCAAGAAGCCGGCCGACACCACCGTGCTGTTCAATTCACCGGGCCTGACCACGGATATGGTCGATGCCAAATACGCCCCGAATTCCTCGGCGGTGAAGATCGAATTGGGCAAGACCGTATTCCCCGACCTGGCGCCAGGCCTTTCCTTACCGGTATCGCCGAGCTGGGTCGAGATCACGCCCAAGGAGGCTTCGGGAACCTGA
- a CDS encoding substrate-binding domain-containing protein, with translation MKTLSRNIGLAALAATMMAIGMQAGQTEDKKPYTIYLSNNFVGNDWRQQMERVATVSVNKGPLKGRVDLKIENVENTVQAQINSLNNIIRQKPDAILVDAGSDSALNPTIKKACDAGIVVISFDQVVTEPCAYAVASDWDRIPSVMAEWMATQLGGKGNIILDRGLAGAPISSQLQGGYEKVLAKYPDIKVVGYYNGNYALGPEQSGVAALLAANPKIDGIMTQGYGSGAIQALKDAGRPIVPVVGFSYNVAAVTCAQTQGAKCILGSNPAYLSSEAIKLAVDILDTGKKPAERSVSVKGDFVTTDPFESKLYPGTKMIKIAIGENAFPDQAPGLTLPITPDWVEITAAEAAGSK, from the coding sequence ATGAAAACGTTGAGCCGTAACATCGGCCTTGCCGCACTTGCCGCCACCATGATGGCAATCGGCATGCAGGCCGGCCAAACCGAGGACAAGAAGCCCTACACCATCTATCTCTCGAACAATTTCGTCGGCAATGACTGGCGTCAGCAGATGGAGCGTGTCGCCACCGTGTCGGTGAACAAAGGGCCGCTGAAAGGCCGCGTCGACCTCAAGATCGAGAATGTCGAGAACACCGTTCAGGCGCAGATCAACTCGCTGAACAACATCATCCGCCAGAAGCCGGACGCCATCCTCGTCGATGCCGGTTCGGATTCAGCACTCAACCCGACCATCAAGAAGGCCTGTGACGCCGGCATCGTCGTCATCAGCTTCGACCAGGTGGTGACCGAACCTTGCGCCTACGCCGTCGCTTCCGACTGGGACCGCATCCCCTCCGTCATGGCCGAATGGATGGCAACGCAGCTCGGCGGCAAGGGCAACATCATCCTCGACCGCGGCCTTGCCGGCGCGCCGATCTCGTCGCAGCTGCAGGGGGGCTATGAGAAGGTGCTGGCCAAATATCCCGACATAAAGGTCGTCGGCTACTACAACGGCAACTACGCACTCGGTCCGGAACAGTCGGGTGTCGCGGCACTGCTTGCCGCCAATCCGAAGATCGACGGCATCATGACGCAAGGCTACGGCTCCGGCGCCATCCAGGCGCTGAAGGATGCCGGCCGGCCGATCGTTCCGGTCGTCGGCTTCTCCTACAATGTCGCCGCCGTCACCTGCGCGCAGACGCAAGGCGCCAAGTGCATCCTTGGCTCCAATCCGGCCTATCTCTCCTCGGAAGCGATCAAGCTGGCGGTCGACATCCTCGACACCGGCAAGAAGCCGGCCGAGCGTTCGGTCTCCGTCAAGGGTGATTTCGTCACCACCGATCCCTTCGAGTCCAAGCTTTATCCCGGCACCAAGATGATCAAGATCGCGATTGGCGAAAATGCCTTCCCCGACCAGGCCCCCGGCCTGACGCTACCGATCACGCCCGACTGGGTCGAGATCACCGCTGCGGAAGCGGCCGGCAGCAAGTAA
- a CDS encoding ABC transporter permease, translated as MAQRPAETKSGSPAIDWRGRLLDRAPFLVACLMLALIVAIYGSLQSGVFTLDELNLDTAAAMTLMLAATGQTIVLVRGGIDLSIGGMISLGTVIAATRFTDDPATTALWTLAILALGFLIGALNGLLISLLKLQPFLVTLATWSILNGVAMIILPTDGGSIPGWWVGFASAQLLGLTSPVWMLLALLLFWWWFRATRVGIAIQATGSNEKSAFLSGVSITRVNLITYGLSGLFAAGAALFLVTQTGAGSPTIGKDYILPSVAAAVIGGVSLFGGRGHLAGTLIGAFVLTLIGNLVFVLHVSSYWQPVASGVILLLSVLASSVAEKAARNRVQ; from the coding sequence ATGGCACAGAGGCCGGCTGAAACGAAGTCAGGCTCGCCAGCTATCGACTGGCGCGGCCGCTTGCTCGACCGCGCGCCGTTCCTCGTTGCCTGCCTGATGCTGGCCTTGATCGTTGCCATCTACGGCAGCCTGCAGTCCGGCGTCTTCACGCTGGACGAGCTCAATCTCGATACAGCGGCGGCGATGACGCTGATGCTGGCGGCAACCGGACAGACCATCGTGCTGGTGCGCGGCGGCATCGACCTGTCGATCGGCGGCATGATCAGCCTCGGCACGGTGATCGCGGCGACGCGCTTTACCGATGATCCCGCGACGACCGCACTCTGGACGTTGGCCATACTCGCGCTAGGTTTCCTCATCGGCGCGCTCAACGGCCTGCTGATCTCGCTGCTCAAGTTGCAGCCCTTCCTGGTGACGCTCGCCACCTGGTCGATCCTTAACGGCGTCGCCATGATCATCCTGCCGACGGATGGCGGTAGCATTCCCGGCTGGTGGGTCGGCTTCGCCTCCGCACAACTCCTCGGCCTGACCAGCCCGGTCTGGATGCTGCTGGCGCTGCTTTTGTTCTGGTGGTGGTTTCGCGCGACCCGCGTCGGCATTGCCATTCAGGCGACCGGCTCCAACGAGAAATCGGCCTTCCTGTCCGGCGTCTCGATCACCCGCGTCAACCTCATCACCTACGGCCTGTCCGGCCTGTTCGCGGCCGGAGCGGCGCTGTTTCTGGTGACGCAGACCGGCGCCGGCTCGCCGACCATCGGCAAGGACTATATCCTGCCCTCGGTGGCTGCAGCCGTCATCGGCGGCGTCAGCCTGTTCGGCGGCCGTGGCCATCTCGCCGGCACCCTGATCGGCGCCTTCGTGCTCACTCTTATCGGCAATCTCGTCTTTGTCCTGCATGTGTCGAGCTACTGGCAGCCGGTCGCGTCCGGCGTCATCCTGCTGCTCTCGGTGCTGGCCAGTTCCGTCGCCGAGAAAGCCGCAAGGAACCGCGTCCAATGA